The following are encoded in a window of Thunnus albacares chromosome 17, fThuAlb1.1, whole genome shotgun sequence genomic DNA:
- the sdk2a gene encoding protein sidekick-2 isoform X4, with protein MFPAWRRGRRTGGSTVPPGTMVTAGQTAQVGQVWVSCWILLSATCILSAQAQVDDVPPYFKMEPPQTQVHLEGNRLVLTCMAEGSWPLEFKWIYNGTELTRFSLEYRYLIPSLDQSHAGHYRCIVRNRVGAIMQCSTEVQVAYMGGFVEGERSQTVSQGEGALIQAPRIHSFPRPQITWFRDGRKIPSSSRIAITLDNTLVILSTVAPDAGRYYAQAVNDKNGENKTSQPVTLTVENVGGPADPIAPSIIVSPKNTSVTVGRNEAIMECVANARPLVKMSITWRKDGVVVNTGIRDFGRRLVISLPAVSDSGYYECEASLRSSSVPSVTAGAFLHVLEYPLFVKEPPSHISAEMEKVVDIPCQARGTPQPDIVWYKDAVPISPVKIPRYRVLVGGSLQINGLLPDDTGMFQCFARNLAGEIQTNTYLAVTSIAPNITAGPADSAVIDGMSVILHCETSGAPRPAITWQKGERVLASGSVQLPRFTLLESGSLLISPSHLSDAGTYTCMASNSRGIDEASADLVVWARTRITKPPQDQSVIKGTKAVMTCGVTHDPSVTVRYVWEKSGSMIDVNTSPRLRLDPDGTLHISQTWSGDIGTYTCRVTSVGGNDSRSAHLRVRQLPHAPENPIAVLSATEKRAINLTWAQAFDGNSPLIRYILEVSENNAPWTVLLANIEPESTGVTVGGLIPARSYQFRLCAVNDVGRGQFSKETDRLTLPEEPPSAPPQTVIASGRTNQSIMIQWQPPPESHQNGPLQGYIIRYCLSGLPVDCQMKNITNPDQTSLLLEELIIWTNYEIEVAAYNGAGRGTYSHKVTEWTLQGVPTVPPGNVHAEAVNSTTVRFTWSAPSPQFINGINQGYKLLAWEPNRANEVTVVTVRPNFQDTVHVGYISGLRRFTEYYSSVLCFTTPGDGPRSQPQRIRTHEDTPGAVGHLSFTDILDTSLKVSWKEPQEKNGLLTGYRISWEEFNRTNTRVTHYLPNLTQEYKVTGLTALTTYTIQVAAMTSKGQGQLSSSTISSGVPPELPGPPTNLAISNIGPRSVTLQFKPGYDGKTSISRWQVEAQIGIIGENEEWLVVHQLANEPDARSLEVLDLNPYTFYRFRMRQVNIVGTSPPSQPSRKIQTLQAPPDIFPANVTLRTASETSLWLRWVPLPEWEYNGNPDLVGYRVQYSKAGSKGGVLSHVIVDRLEREFTIEDLEEWMEYEVRVQAINGIGSGPWSQPVHGRTRESVPSSGPTNVSAFATTSSSILVRWGEVSETDRNGLILGYKVVYKEKDSDTAPNFWTVEGNTSHSVQLSGLGKYVLYEIQVLAFTRIGDGRSSSPPILERTLDDVPGPPVGILFPEVRTTSVRLIWQPPAQPNGIILAYQITYRRNSSNSNAATVDVLSPSARQYTAAGLKPEMVYVFRLTAQTRKGWGEAAEALVVTTEKRARPQPTSRPTVPQEEVQARKVLLSWEPGSDGLSPVRYYTVQYRELPDSNWTVHSASVSHETHSYIVDRLKPFTSYQFRIKATNDIGDSEYSQESEAITTLQDAPDKAPTILSVTPHTTTSVLVRWQPPSEDHINGVLLGFRVRYRELHYDRIRSFTVRTVNSASANWADLTAPYSVRNLSESSLTQYELDNLSKHKRYEIRLSVYNAVGEGPSSAPQEVFVGEAVPTAPPQNVVVQSSTATQLDVTWDPPPLDAQNGDIQGYKIYFWEFQLQNETERLRTLFLPELGVKLKNLTGYTTYMISVAAFNAAGDGPRSLPTRGRTQQAAPSAPSFIHFSELTTTSVNVSWGEPKQANGIIEGYRLVYEPCTPVDDSSPRTPGVSKIVTVDVKGSAPLWMKIKDLADGVTYNFRIRAKTLTYGPEVEANITTGPGEGAPGPPGEPFISRYGTALTLHWASGDQGRAPITRYVIEARPSDEGLWDILIKDIPKEVTSYTLNLDMLREGVTYDFRVIAVNDYGYGSPSAPSPSISAQKVSPFYEEWWFLVVIALVGLIFILLLVFILIIRGQSKKYTKKADSGNHSNCTALPLTHGEMVRLDEGRFPALELNNRRLSVKNSFCRKNGIYTRSPPRPSPGSLHYSDEDVSTKYNDLIPAESSSLTEKPSEISDSQGSDSEYEMDQSRQKTHSFVNHYISDPTYYNSWRRQQKGVSRPPAYGYSQPEPLVEQESRQHPPPVPPLPPLLPQSAPSPQPQCQGQGTLFRPKGSRTPTPSLLSSEPPSQHSTLYRPPSSLGCAAQAPTAGFSSFV; from the exons tAGATGATGTCCCACCTTATTTTAAGATGGAGCCTCCGCAGACCCAGGTTCATCTGGAGGGAAACCGCCTGGTGCTTACCTGCATGGCTGAAGGCAGCTGGCCCTTGGAATTCAAATGGATCTACAATGGTACCGAACTCACACGTTTCTCCTTGGAATACAG GTACCTGATCCCTTCGCTGGACCAATCGCATGCTGGCCACTACCGCTGCATTGTGAGAAACCGAGTGGGTGCTATAATGCAGTGCAGTACTGAAGTGCAGGTTGCCT ATATGGGAGGTTTTGTGGAAGGTGAGAGGTCTCAAACTGTATCCCAGGGTGAGGGTGCTCTCATCCAGGCACCACGGATACACAGCTTCCCAAGGCCACAGATCACCTGGTTCAGAGATGGGCGTAAAATTCCCTCCAGCAGCCGTAT TGCCATCACCTTGGATAACACACTGGTCATCCTGTCCACGGTGGCTCCTGATGCAGGACGCTACTACGCCCAGGCAGTCAATGACAAGAATGGGGAGAATAAAACCAGTCAGCCTGTCACACTCACGGTGGAGA atgTGGGAGGACCTGCAGACCCCATCGCCCCCTCTATCATCGTCTCCCCGAAGAACACCAGTGTAACCGTGGGGAGAAACGAGGCTATCATGGAGTGTGTTGCCAATGCGAG ACCCCTTGTCAAAATGAGTATTACTTGGAGGAAAGATGGGGTTGTGGTCAATACGGGGATCCGAGACTTCGGCCGTAGATTGGTCATCAGCTTGCCTGCAGTCAGTGATAGCGGCTACTACGAGTGCGAGGCGTCACTCCGCAGTAGCAGCGTGCCGTCAGTCACTGCTGGGGCCTTCCTGCACGTTCTTG AGTATCCTCTGTTTGTAAAAGAACCACCGAGTCACATCAGCGCAGAGATGGAAAAGGTAGTGGATATCCCCTGTCAGGCACGAG GCACACCTCAGCCAGACATAGTGTGGTATAAAGATGCAGTGCCTATCAGCCCGGTGAAGATCCCCAGGTACAGGGTTTTGGTAGGAGGCAGTCTACAGATCAACGGTCTTCTGCCAGATGACACAGGGATGTTTCAGTGCTTTGCCCGCAATCTCGCAGGAGAGATCCAGACAAACACCTACCTAGCTGTTACTA GTATCGCTCCCAACATCACTGCTGGCCCTGCTGACAGTGCAGTGATTGACGGCATGTCAGTCATTCTGCACTGTGAGACCTCAGGAGCCCCAAGGCCAGCCATCACCTGGCAGAAAG GTGAACGTGTCTTGGCCAGTGGCTCGGTCCAGCTGCCCAGGTTCACCCTGCTGGAGTCGGGTAGCCTGCTAATCAGTCCCTCCCACCTGTCTGATGCTGGTACTTACACCTGCATGGCCAGCAACTCCAGAGGCATTGATGAAGCTTCAGCCGACCTAGTAGTCTGGG caCGTACCCGCATCACTAAGCCGCCACAAGACCAGAGTGTCATCAAAGGGACCAAGGCTGTTATGACTTGCGGTGTGACCCACGACCCCAGTGTCACTGTTAG GTATGTGTGGGAGAAGAGCGGCTCGATGATTGACGTGAACACGTCGCCCCGCCTGCGGCTGGATCCCGACGGGACCCTGCACATCTCCCAGACGTGGTCGGGTGACATCGGAACATACACCTGCAGGGTGACCTCAGTGGGTGGTAATGACTCCCGCAGTGCCCACCTCCGAGTCAG GCAACTTCCTCATGCTCCAGAAAATCCAATAGCAGTTCTGAGTGCCACAGAGAAAAGGGCCATCAACCTCACATGGGCACAGGCTTTTGATGGAAACAGTCCTCTGATCCGCTATATCTTGGAAGTCTCAGAAAACA ATGCCCCTTGGACCGTGCTGCTGGCCAACATTGAACCGGAGTCTACCGGGGTTACTGTTGGTGGCCTCATCCCAGCCCGTTCCTACCAGTTCCGCCTGTGTGCTGTCAATGACGTGGGCAGAGGCCAGTTCAGCAAAGAGACTGACCG GCTAACTCTCCCCGAAGAGCCTCCCAGTGCTCCCCCTCAGACAGTCATTGCAAGTGGCCGCACCAATCAGTCCATAATGATCCAATGGCAGCCACCCCCAGAGAGCCATCAGAATGGTCCACTCCAAGGTTACATCATCAG GTACTGTCTATCAGGGCTTCCAGTAGATTGCCAGATGAAAAATATCACCAACCCAGACCAGACCAGTCTGCTCCTGGAGGAACTCATCATCTGGACCAACTATGAGATTGAGGTGGCAGCCTATAATGGAGCAGGCAGGGGTACCTATAGCCACAAAGTGACTGAATGGACACTACAAGGGG TGCCCACTGTGCCACCAGGAAATGTACACGCAGAGGCTGTCAACTCCACCACAGTGCGTTTTACCTGGAGTGCCCCAAGCCCTCAGTTTATCAATGGAATCAACCAGGGATACAAG CTGTTGGCATGGGAACCCAATCGTGCAAATGAGGTCACCGTGGTCACTGTGCGCCCCAACTTTCAGGACACTGTTCACGTTGGTTACATCTCTGGCCTTAGAAGGTTCACAGAATACTACTCATCGGTATTGTGCTTCACAACCCCCGGAGACGGCCCGCGCAGCCAGCCTCAGCGGATACGCACCCATGAAGATA CCCCTGGTGCTGTGGGACACCTTAGTTTCACTGACATCTTGGACACCTCACTAAAAGTCAGCTGGAAGGAACCACAAGAGAAAAATGGTCTTCTCACGG GCTATCGTATCTCTTGGGAGGAGTTCAACAGGACCAATACTCGGGTGACTCATTATTTGCCCAACCTGACTCAAGAGTACAAGGTGACAGGGCTCACTGCGCTCACCACTTACACCATCCAGGTGGCAGCTATGACCTCCAAAGGCCAGGGTCAGCTCTCTTCCTCCACTATCTCCTCCGGTGTACCACCAG AGTTGCCCGGTCCTCCAACCAATTTAGCCATCTCCAACATTGGTCCTCGCTCTGTCACGCTGCAGTTCAAACCTGGTTATGATGGCAAGACATCCATTTCCCGTTGGCAGGTTGAAGCCCAG ATTGGTATAATCGGAGAAAATGAAGAGTGGCTGGTGGTTCATCAGCTGGCTAATGAGCCTGATGCAAGATCACTGGAGGTCCTGGACCTGAACCCCTATACTTTCTACAG GTTCCGAATGCGTCAGGTAAACATTGTGGGCACCAGTCCTCCCAGTCAGCCCTCTAGGAAGATCCAAACCCTGCAGGCCCCCCCAGACATCTTCCCTGCCAATGTCACTCTGCGCACAGCCAGTGAGACCAGCCTGTGGCTTCGCTGGGTG CCTCTTCCAGAGTGGGAGTACAATGGGAATCCAGATCTCGTTGGCTACCGGGTCCAGTACTCTAAAGCCGGATCTAAAGGCGGCGTGCTTTCACATGTCATCGTGGACCGGCTGGAGAGGGAGTTCACTATCGAGGACCTGGAGGAGTGGATGGAGTATGAGGTCAGAGTTCAGGCCATCAATGGTATTGGCTCAGGGCCATGGAGCCAGCCAGTCCATGGCAGGACCAGGGAGTCTG TGCCTTCCAGCGGTCCCACCAATGTCTCAGCCTTCGCCACCACTTCCAGCAGCATCTTGGTGCGCTGGGGGGAAGTCTCAGAGACTGATCGCAATGGACTCATCCTCGGGTACAAG GTAGTGTATAAAGAGAAGGACTCAGACACAGCTCCCAATTTTTGGACAGTGGAGGGCAACACCAGCCACAGTGTCCAGCTGAGCGGTCTGGGAAAGTACGTCCTGTATGAGATCCAGGTCCTGGCCTTCACACGTATAGGGGACGGAAGGAGCAGCTCGCCACCCATTCTCGAGAGGACCCTGGATGATG TGCCAGGCCCTCCAGTTGGCATCCTGTTCCCCGAAGTGAGAACCACCTCAGTCCGGCTCATCTGGCAACCTCCTGCACAACCAAATGGCATTATCCTGG CCTATCAGATCACATACAGAAGAAACTCCTCAAATAGTAACGCAGCCACAGTGGATGTGCTGAGCCCCAGCGCGAGACAATACACAGCAGCCGGACTGAAACCAGAAATGGTTTATGTATTCCGACTCACTGCTCAAACAAGAAAGGGTTGGGGCGAGGCTGCAGAGGCCTTGGTAGTCACAACAGAAAAGAGAG CCCGACCCCAACCCACGAGCCGTCCCACAGTGCCTCAAGAAGAAGTCCAGGCTCGCAAAGTGCTGTTGTCATGGGAACCAGGCAGCGACGGCCTGTCCCCAGTCCGTTACTATACAGTCCAGTACAGAGAGCTGCCAGACAGCAACTGGACGGTCCACTCTGCATCGGTCAGCCACGAGACACACTCTTATATAGTGGACAG GTTAAAGCCCTTCACTTCTTACCAGTTTCGTATTAAAGCCACCAATGATATTGGAGACAGTGAATACAGTCAGGAGAGTGAGGCCATCACTACACTACAGGATG CCCCAGACAAAGCCCCAACAATACTGTCGGTTACACCTCACACTACCACCTCTGTACTGGTCCGCTGGCAG CCTCCCTCTGAGGATCACATAAATGGAGTCCTGTTAGGGTTCAGGGTCAGGTACCGAGAGTTACACTATGACCGGATACGCAGCTTCACTGTCCGCACAGTTAATAGCGCATCTGCCAATTGGGCTGATCTCACTG CTCCTTACAGCGTCAGGAACTTGAGTGAATCCTCTCTCACCCAATATGAACTGGATA ATTTGAGTAAACACAAACGCTACGAGATCCGTCTCAGTGTGTATAACGCAGTGGGGGAGGGTCCTAGCAGCGCACCACAGGAAGTTTTTGTTGGAGAGGCTG TTCCAACAGCTCCACCCCAAAATGTGGTGGTCCAGTCCTCAACAGCCACACAGCTGGATGTCACATGGGACCCTCCTCCTCTGGATGCTCAGAACGGGGACATACAGGGTTACAAG ATCTATTTCTGGGAGTTTCAGCTCCAGAATGAGACAGAGCGCTTGCGTACTCTGTTCCTGCCAGAGCTTGGGGTGAAGCTTAAAAACCTGACAGGTTATACCACCTACATGATCAGTGTGGCAGCCTTCAATGCTGCAGGGGATGGACCCCGCTCCCTGCCCACCAGAGGGCGCACTCAGCAAGCAG CGCCCAGTGCTCCCAGCTTCATCCACTTCAGTGAGCTGACCACCACTTCAGTCAACGTGTCCTGGGGAGAGCCCAAGCAGGCCAACGGCATCATTGAGGGCTACCGCCTGGTTTATGAGCCCTGCACTCCTGTCGATG ACTCCTCTCCTCGCACTCCAGGTGTCAGTAAGATAGTGACAGTAGATGTGAAGGGCAGCGCTCCCCTGTGGATGAAGATCAAAGACCTGGCTGATGGTGTCACCTATAACTTCCGCATCCGGGCCAAAACGCTCACTTATGGCCCTGAGGTGGAGGCCAATATTACCACTGGGCCTGGAGAAG GAGCCCCAGGCCCTCCTGGAGAACCCTTTATTTCTCGTTATGGCACTGCCCTCACACTGCACTGGGCCAGTGGTGATCAAGGTCGTGCACCCATCACACGATACGTCATTGAGGCCAGACCCTCTG ATGAAGGATTGTGGGATATCCTTATCAAAGACATTCCTAAAGAAGTGACATCATACACACTTAACCTGGACATGCTCCGAGAAGGGGTCACCTACGACTTTCGAGTAATTGCGGTCAACGACTATGGATATGGGTCTCCCAGtgccccctccccctccataTCAG CCCAGAAAGTGTCACCGTTCTATGAGGAGTGGTGGTTCCTGGTGGTGATCGCTCTGGTGGGgctcatcttcatcctcctcctcgttttcatcctcatcatccgAGGCCAGAGtaaaaaatacaccaaaaaaGCAGATTCAG GCAACCACTCCAACTGCACAGCGCTGCCTCTGACCCACGGAGAGATGGTGCGCTTGGACGAGGGACGCTTCCCAGCCCTGGAGCTTAACAACAGACGCCTCTCCGTGAAAAACTCCTTTTGCCGCAAGAACGGCATCTACACACG GTCACCACCAAGACCCAGTCCTGGAAGTCTCCACTACTCAGATGAGGATGTCAGCACTAAGTATAATGACCTGATCCCTGCCGAGAGCAGCAGTCTGACCGAGAAACCCTCTGAGATATCTGACTCTCAG GGCAGCGACAGCGAATATGAGATGGATCAAAGCCGGCAGAAGACCCACTCCTTTGTCAACCACTACATCAGCGATCCCACCTACTACAACTCCTGGCGGCGGCAGCAGAAGGGCGTCTCTCGTCCACCGGCGTACGGCTACTCCCAGCCCGAGCCCCTGGTGGAACAGGAGTCACGGCAGCACCCGCCACCCGTGCCCCCTCtgccccctctcctcccccagAGTGCCCCATCACCACAGCCCCAGTGCCAGGGCCAGGGCACTCTGTTCAGGCCTAAGGGAAGCCGGACTCCCACCCCCTCCCTGCTGTCCTCCGAACCCCCGAGCCAGCACAGCACCCTCTACCGGCCCCCGAGCAGCCTGGGCTGTGCCGCTCAGGCACCTACCGCGGGCTTCTCCTCTTTCGTTTGA